One window of the Trifolium pratense cultivar HEN17-A07 linkage group LG2, ARS_RC_1.1, whole genome shotgun sequence genome contains the following:
- the LOC123906475 gene encoding uncharacterized protein LOC123906475, whose product MLCFCVVLMKTEQQTTIENQTQQQFVTSTPSLSFFLLFLSLSLSFFHHILFLSFSMASGSISEPPFSSKKKRTNGSAKLKQLKLDVRREQWLSRVKKGCNVDSNRRVDSCPSSKHSASEENHSSYKENRRKRGENGMCVQGNNSRSMIDSSIQSTYNRDELRNGFTGSSSSTSTFSSGNLSEEDGCLDDWEAVADALYANDNEHSMVSESPIEHEIKSYVDSEATKNPRVDFSKKELRSAVSESHVSCQAWKPDDALRPRCLPDLSKPQNSRLNSNWHGNHKIVSWSWQTIISQPSQCPICYEDLDVTDSEFLPCSCGFHLCLFCHKKIVEVDGRCPGCRKLYDHVDGNVGFNIGANAFFITQSCSMSTGY is encoded by the exons ATGTTATGTTTTTGTGTTGTGTTGATGAAAACAgaacaacaaacaacaatagAAAATCAAACGCAACAACAATTTGTAACATCCACTCCCTCTCTAtccttctttcttctctttctttctctctctctgtctTTCTTTCATCACATTctctttctttccttttcaaTGGCTTCTGGTTCCATTTCTGAACCTCCTTTCTCCTCCAAGAAGAAAAGG ACTAATGGCTCGGCGAAATTGAAGCAACTCAAGCTTGATGTTAGGCGTGAACAATGGCTTTCTAGAG TAAAAAAGGGATGCAATGTTGATTCAAACAGAAGGGTTGATAGTTGTCCATCGTCTAAGCACAGTGCGAGCGAGGAGAATCATTCGTCATACAAGGAAAACAGAAGGAAAAGAGGAGAGAATGGTATGTGTGTCCAAGGCAACAATTCCAGATCCATGATAGACAGCTCTATTCAAAGTACTTATAATCGCGATGAGTTAAGGAATGGTTTTACCGGTAGTAGCAGTAGTACTAGTACTTTTTCCTCAGGAAATCTCAGCGAAGAAGATGGATGCCTTGATGATTGGGAGGCTGTTGCTGATGCTTTATACGCAAATGATAACGAACATTCCATGGTTTCAGAGTCTCCTATAGAGCACGAGATAAAGTCTTACGTTGATTCAGAAGCTACTAAGAATCCTAGAGTGGATTTCTCGAAGAAAGAGTTAAGGTCAGCGGTTTCCGAATCACATGTGAGTTGTCAAGCGTGGAAACCCGATGATGCTCTTCGCCCTAGGTGTTTACCTGATCTCTCAAAGCCACAAAACTCTCGGTTAAATTCAAACTGGCACGGTAACCACAAAATTGTATCTTGGTCATGGCAAACAATAATTTCTCAACCTAGTCAATGTCCTATATGTTATGAGGATTTAGATGTGACGGACTCGGAATTTCTTCCATGTTCGTGTGGATTTCATCTCTGccttttttgtcataaaaagaTCGTCGAGGTAGATGGACGATGTCCCGGATGTAGAAAACTGTATGATCATGTAGATGGAAATGTTGGATTCAATATAGGTGCAAATGCTTTTTTTATTACTCAATCATGTAGTATGAGTACAGGGTACTAG
- the LOC123906476 gene encoding uncharacterized protein LOC123906476, whose protein sequence is MSSSDFTIESFTVESNNNDGVKLHTRLFKPGSTTDVKDKNFAIILIHPYSVLGGSQGLLKGIASGLAVNGYTAVTFDMRGVGKSTGKASLTGFAEVKDVVSVSNWVQNSLSIQKILLIGSSAGAPIAGSAVDQIQQVIGYVSIGYPFGITASILFGRHHKAILQSPKPKLFIMGTQDGFTSVKQLKNKLKSAAGRVETHLIEGVGHFQMEGPAYDTYMVDLILKFIQSL, encoded by the exons ATGTCATCATCAGACTTCACAATCGAATCATTCACAGTAGAAAGCAACAATAACGACGGAGTAAAACTCCATACAAGGCTATTCAAACCAGGTTCAACAACAGATGTTAAAGACAAAAACTTTGCGATAATTCTGATCCACCCATATTCTGTTTTGGGTGGTTCACAAGGTCTTCTTAAAGGTATAGCTTCTGGGTTGGCTGTAAATGGTTATACTGCTGTCACTTTTGATATGAGAGGTGTTGGTAAATCTACTGGTAAAGCTTCTCTTACTGGTTTTGCTGAAGTTAAAGATGTTGTTTCTGTTTCCAATTGGGTCCAGAATTCTCTTTCTATTCAGAAAATCTTACTCATTGGTTCTTCCGCAG GTGCACCTATAGCAGGGTCTGCTGTTGATCAGATCCAACAAGTAATTGGTTATGTCAGCATAGGTTATCCGTTTGGCATCACTGCTTCAATCCTTTTTGGAAGACACCACAAAGCCATTCTACAATCTCCAAAACCCAAACTCTTCATTATGGGAACACAGGATGGATTCACAAGTGTAAAGCAGCTCAAAAACAAGCTTAAATCTGCAGCTGGACGCGTTGAAACACATCTAATTGAGGGAGTAGGCCACTTTCAAATGGAAGGACCTGCCTATGATACTTACATGGTTGATCTTATCCTTAAATTTATTCAATCATTGTAA
- the LOC123904014 gene encoding uncharacterized protein LOC123904014 yields MATTNDDLDKQEGWYLDTCCSNHMTGHKDWLVNYDSSRKSTIRFADSRTIKSEGIGYVLIKGKNGNQARITGVLYVPHMQSNLLSMGQLVEKGFTVTLGNNQMKVYNVENKLKIK; encoded by the coding sequence ATGGCTACCACAAATGATGATCTTGACAAGCAAGAGGGCTGGTACTTGGACACATGTTGTTCTAATCACATGACAGGTCACAAAGATTGGTTAGTCAACTATGATTCTTCAAGGAAATCAACAATTAGATTTGCTGACAGTAGAACAATCAAATCAGAAGGCATTGGTTATGTGCTAATCAAGGGAAAGAATGGTAATCAAGCACGGATTACTGGTGTGTTATATGTGCCACACATGCAATCCAATCTTCTCAGCATGGGGCAATTAGTTGAAAAAGGCTTCACCGTGACCTTAGGGAACAATCAAATGAAGGTTTACAATGTGGAAAACAAACTTAAAATCAAATGA
- the LOC123906477 gene encoding probable galacturonosyltransferase-like 10 — protein sequence MLFHSKSNLFVFIFLFLYSFLLFQVNAIRSQPNKIINNDYETKIKVDNFMQFKEAPEYRNQQKCKVVDRKFDLEFVCDPSLVHISMTIDWDYLRGSMAAIHSVLKHTSCPKNLFFHFIASDSRLENKDEFTKIVHSSFPSLRFKVYVFEEKLVENLISPSIRQALENPLNYARSYLADLLEECVERVIYLDSDVIVVDDIQDLWKVSLTDSKVIGAPEYCHANFTRYFSYEFWSSHEFSETFKGRAKSPCYFNTGVMVMDLVKWREGEYTKKIEKWMEIQKERRVYKLGSLPPFLMVFGGDIEAIDHRWNQHGLGGDNVVDSCRNLHSGPVSLLHWSGKGKPWRRLDADRPCSVDFLWKPYDLYMHHLGYDHSSF from the coding sequence ATGTTATttcattcaaaatcaaatctttttgTGTTCATCTTTCTCTTCTTATATTCTTTCCTTCTCTTTCAAGTTAATGCTATTAGATCTCAACCcaacaaaatcataaacaatGATTATGAAACTAAGATCAAAGTTGATAACTTTATGCAATTCAAAGAGGCCCCAGAATATAGAAATCAGCAAAAATGCAAAGTAGTTGATAGAAAATTTGATCTTGAATTTGTATGTGACCCTTCACTTGTTCATATTTCAATGACTATTGATTGGGATTATTTGAGAGGTTCTATGGCTGCAATTCATTCTGTTCTTAAACACACTTCATGTCctaaaaatttattctttcatTTCATTGCATCAGATTCAAGATTAGAGAACAAAGATGAGTTTACTAAGATTGTTCATAGTTCTTTTCCTTCATTGAGATTCAAAGTTTATGTGTTTGAGGAAAAATTAGTGGAGAATCTAATTTCTCCTTCAATAAGACAAGCACTTGAGAATCCTTTGAATTATGCAAGAAGTTATCTAGCTGATTTACTTGAAGAATGTGTTGAAAGAGTTATATATTTAGATTCTGATGTTATAGTTGTTGATGATATTCAAGATTTATGGAAAGTTTCATTGACTGATTCAAAGGTAATTGGTGCACCAGAATATTGTCATGCAAATTTCACAAGATATTTTAGTTATGAGTTTTGGTCGAGTCACGAATTTTCTGAGACATTTAAAGGAAGAGCCAAGAGTCCTTGTTATTTCAACACAGGTGTTATGGTAATGGATTTGGTGAAATGGAGAGAAGGTGAATATACTAAGAAGATTGAGAAATGGATGGAAATTCAAAAGGAAAGAAGGGTTTATAAGCTTGGATCGTTACCGCCTTTTTTGATGGTTTTCGGTGGTGATATTGAAGCTATTGATCATAGATGGAATCAACATGGTCTTGGTGGTGATAATGTTGTTGATAGTTGTAGAAATTTGCATTCTGGTCCTGTTAGTTTGTTACATTGGAGTGGTAAAGGGAAGCCATGGAGAAGACTTGATGCTGATAGGCCTTGTTCTGTTGATTTTTTGTGGAAACCTTATGATCTTTATATGCATCATTTGGGATATGATCATTCATCATTTTag